From the genome of Nocardia sp. NBC_01503, one region includes:
- a CDS encoding MlaD family protein, with amino-acid sequence MRTPALLLRVGTAVVIMTLVLIGVFRVVQRPVSGETDTYTALFTDANGVRTGDDVRLYGVQVGKVEAVGLSGTLARVRFTVSRDHPVFANTKIAVRFQNLTGFRYLDLEQPAQPTGRRAPRDTFTTTETVPAFDITTLFKGLQPVLAQMAPDDLNQFATSLLALIQGDGTGLGPALGGIEKLSRYATDRQAVLSTLVANLSQISDHMGDKSGSAIKLLTNMTDLFVTISDKLPGLITFSVTIPPVLQPLRDLLTVLGLTGTPDRDLDTVLKQAFPNPQQAVAVFDHLPGLIQAMTAAVPTGGPDTALTCSHGPATAPEPLRLLIAGQGITLCQN; translated from the coding sequence ATGAGAACCCCTGCCCTGCTGCTCCGTGTCGGCACCGCGGTGGTGATCATGACGCTGGTACTGATCGGCGTGTTCCGGGTGGTGCAGCGCCCGGTCAGCGGTGAAACCGACACCTACACAGCGCTTTTCACCGACGCCAACGGGGTGCGCACCGGTGACGATGTGCGGCTGTACGGGGTCCAGGTCGGGAAGGTGGAGGCGGTGGGGTTGTCCGGCACACTGGCCCGGGTACGGTTCACCGTCAGCCGCGACCATCCGGTCTTCGCCAATACCAAGATCGCGGTGCGCTTCCAGAACCTCACCGGTTTCCGATATCTGGATCTGGAACAGCCCGCGCAGCCCACCGGCCGCCGCGCCCCGCGGGACACCTTCACCACCACCGAAACCGTGCCCGCCTTCGACATCACCACCCTGTTCAAGGGTCTGCAACCGGTGCTGGCGCAGATGGCGCCCGATGACCTCAACCAGTTCGCGACCTCGCTGCTGGCCCTCATCCAGGGTGACGGCACGGGCCTGGGGCCGGCGCTGGGCGGTATCGAGAAGCTCAGCCGCTACGCCACCGACCGGCAGGCGGTGCTGTCCACACTGGTCGCGAATCTGTCCCAGATCTCCGATCACATGGGCGACAAGTCGGGCAGCGCCATCAAACTGCTCACCAATATGACCGATCTGTTCGTCACCATCAGCGACAAACTGCCCGGTCTGATCACCTTCTCCGTCACCATTCCGCCTGTGCTGCAACCACTTCGGGACCTGCTCACCGTGCTCGGCCTCACCGGAACCCCCGACCGCGACCTGGACACCGTGCTGAAACAGGCGTTCCCGAACCCGCAGCAGGCGGTGGCCGTCTTCGACCACCTGCCGGGCCTGATCCAGGCCATGACCGCCGCGGTGCCGACCGGCGGCCCCGACACCGCACTCACCTGCTCGCACGGCCCGGCCACCGCGCCCGAGCCGCTGCGGCTGCTCATCGCCGGACAGGGGATCACGCTGTGCCAGAACTGA
- a CDS encoding MlaD family protein, with protein sequence MPEYALPGTEVGPRRARVLGVCALVLSLLTVVGWRAWPDTTDPDNLRVALLVGNVGAGVAPGTDVRLDGVRVGTVDDIDASSIGRARITLNLNSSQLFGLTDALRLDYAPGNLFGISSVELHPDAGGSALVDGATVDLTGNSDRVRDATLATLLASTGTLTDKVLTPQLVELLHRFAHDLDGFVPLLQAIGATARSFAETQQLPPSLLFDRYGAALAGLPPMLTGGLAVLWASYSNEHLQTAEQVQRYGEMFDRVSSELLPVATGMLGTAQQQFQGLMPMGGMILDRISASVSTPERSALQLTDLLTRLGAAFHDTPDGPVLDAAVELVPALAQPLSTQLGLATTEGPR encoded by the coding sequence ATGCCCGAATATGCCCTGCCCGGAACCGAAGTGGGACCGCGCCGCGCGCGTGTACTCGGCGTGTGCGCACTGGTGCTGTCCCTGTTGACCGTGGTCGGCTGGCGAGCCTGGCCCGACACCACAGACCCCGATAACCTCCGCGTCGCCCTGCTGGTGGGCAATGTCGGCGCGGGCGTCGCGCCCGGCACCGATGTTCGACTGGACGGCGTACGCGTCGGCACGGTCGACGACATCGACGCCAGCAGTATCGGACGCGCCCGAATCACACTGAACCTCAACAGTTCACAGCTCTTCGGTCTCACCGATGCGCTGCGGCTGGACTACGCGCCCGGCAACCTCTTCGGCATCAGCTCGGTCGAATTACATCCGGACGCAGGCGGTTCGGCACTGGTCGACGGTGCGACAGTGGACCTCACCGGCAACTCCGACCGAGTCCGCGACGCCACCCTGGCCACTCTGCTGGCGTCGACCGGCACCCTCACGGATAAAGTCCTGACTCCGCAGCTGGTCGAGCTTTTACACCGATTCGCCCACGATCTGGACGGTTTCGTGCCGCTGCTCCAGGCCATCGGCGCGACCGCCCGGTCCTTCGCCGAAACGCAGCAGCTGCCGCCGTCACTGCTGTTCGACCGCTACGGAGCCGCGCTGGCCGGACTGCCGCCCATGCTGACGGGCGGGCTGGCGGTGCTGTGGGCGTCATACTCCAATGAACACCTCCAGACCGCCGAGCAGGTACAGCGCTACGGCGAGATGTTCGACCGGGTGAGTAGTGAACTGCTGCCGGTGGCTACCGGCATGCTCGGCACCGCGCAGCAACAATTCCAGGGATTGATGCCCATGGGCGGCATGATCCTGGACCGGATCAGCGCTTCGGTGAGCACACCCGAGCGTTCGGCGCTGCAACTCACCGACCTACTCACTCGCCTCGGCGCGGCCTTCCATGACACCCCGGACGGGCCGGTGCTCGACGCCGCGGTCGAGTTGGTTCCCGCACTGGCGCAACCACTTTCCACCCAGCTCGGCCTGGCCACGACGGAGGGTCCACGATGA
- a CDS encoding ABC transporter permease, translating into MMAAPYTPPGWRRLQPLGPIESLGFVIGFAWQVLSSVPYTLRHYRRQTAAVITDMTWGRGSVIIGGGVVPLMLLMGAAMGASIGIEAFSALNLLSLGQLSGLISAFGVTRELAPIAAGIGFAAQAGCRMTAEIGSMRISEEIDALESLGIRSVPFVVTTRVIAGIVAVAPAFVVALILSYASCELIVTTVHGTPSGTYDHYFDQFVVAWDVVAATIKVMLFAVAVVLIHCYQGFFATGGPEGVGIGSGRAIRASLVAIIALDMLATIVLWGFRSPVSFTG; encoded by the coding sequence ATGATGGCGGCCCCCTACACCCCACCGGGGTGGCGACGCCTGCAACCGCTGGGACCGATCGAATCCCTGGGATTCGTCATAGGTTTCGCGTGGCAGGTGCTGTCCTCGGTGCCCTACACGCTCAGGCATTATCGCCGCCAGACCGCCGCGGTGATCACCGATATGACCTGGGGTCGCGGTTCGGTGATCATCGGCGGCGGCGTGGTGCCGCTCATGCTGCTGATGGGCGCGGCCATGGGCGCGTCGATCGGCATCGAGGCGTTCAGCGCGCTGAATCTGCTGTCGCTGGGCCAGCTCAGCGGTTTGATCTCGGCGTTCGGCGTGACCCGCGAACTGGCGCCGATCGCGGCGGGGATCGGTTTCGCCGCGCAGGCCGGATGCCGGATGACCGCCGAGATCGGATCCATGCGCATCTCCGAGGAGATCGACGCCCTGGAGTCACTGGGAATCCGCTCGGTGCCGTTCGTGGTGACGACCCGGGTGATCGCCGGAATCGTCGCGGTGGCACCGGCTTTCGTAGTGGCGCTGATTCTGAGCTACGCCTCCTGCGAGCTGATCGTGACCACCGTGCACGGCACGCCCTCGGGCACCTACGACCACTATTTCGATCAGTTCGTGGTCGCCTGGGATGTAGTGGCCGCGACCATCAAGGTGATGCTGTTCGCGGTGGCCGTCGTCCTGATTCATTGCTATCAGGGATTTTTCGCCACCGGTGGGCCCGAGGGCGTTGGCATCGGTTCGGGCCGGGCGATTCGCGCCAGCCTGGTCGCGATCATCGCCCTGGACATGCTGGCCACCATCGTACTGTGGGGCTTCCGCTCCCCGGTCTCGTTCACGGGGTGA
- a CDS encoding MlaE family ABC transporter permease — translation MSTVEEFERPETTELSGTQILRRNFGATVLSSLGTMGRSLRIGSDALRVGSGDILRMRFPVHETLTQAWFLIRVTALPSVLMAIPFGVIVSAQVGNIVSQLGADSMIGAAGGLGVIKQGAPLATAMLLGGAGAAAIAADLGARTIREEVDAMRVMGVDPVQRLVVPRIAAMMLVAPLLNVLIIFIGIASGFAVAVTALGVTPGSYWQSFGSFTAPIDIWVSLIKSLIFGFLVVVIACQRGLEAKGGPRGVADGVNAAVVMSIASVTVLNTAITQVVTMFIPVRMA, via the coding sequence CGACGGTGCTGTCGAGCCTGGGGACGATGGGACGCTCGCTGCGCATCGGGTCCGATGCCTTGCGAGTCGGCAGCGGGGATATCCTGCGCATGCGGTTCCCGGTACATGAAACACTCACGCAGGCTTGGTTTCTCATTCGAGTCACCGCGCTGCCCAGTGTGCTGATGGCGATTCCGTTCGGCGTGATCGTATCCGCGCAGGTCGGCAATATCGTTTCGCAACTGGGCGCGGATTCGATGATCGGCGCGGCAGGCGGACTCGGAGTCATCAAACAGGGTGCGCCCTTGGCGACCGCCATGTTGCTCGGCGGGGCCGGTGCGGCCGCGATCGCCGCGGATCTGGGTGCGCGCACCATCCGCGAGGAGGTCGACGCCATGCGGGTGATGGGCGTGGATCCCGTTCAGCGCCTTGTTGTTCCACGCATCGCGGCCATGATGCTGGTCGCCCCGCTGCTCAATGTTCTGATCATCTTCATCGGCATCGCCTCCGGCTTCGCGGTCGCGGTCACAGCGCTCGGGGTGACGCCGGGTTCGTACTGGCAGTCGTTCGGATCGTTCACCGCGCCCATCGACATCTGGGTATCGCTGATCAAATCGTTGATCTTCGGATTCCTGGTGGTGGTCATCGCCTGTCAGCGCGGACTCGAGGCCAAGGGCGGACCGCGCGGAGTGGCAGACGGCGTCAATGCCGCCGTGGTGATGTCGATAGCGTCGGTCACGGTGCTGAACACCGCGATCACACAGGTGGTCACCATGTTCATCCCGGTTCGGATGGCATGA